The following proteins come from a genomic window of Achromobacter deleyi:
- a CDS encoding CaiB/BaiF CoA transferase family protein, translating to MSQRPAPLTGIRVLDLTRVLAGPWCTQNLADLGAEVIKIERPGAGDDTRAWGPPYLKDAAGNDTTEAAYYLSANRNKFSVALDIASPRGAELVRELALQSDILVENFKVGGLAKYGLDYASLKEVNPRLIYCSITGFGQTGPYASRPGYDFMIQGMGGLMSITGERDDLPGGGPQKAGVAVADLMTGMYSTVGILAALHERSVSGLGQHIDMALLDCQVAMLANQNLNYMTSGNAPRRAGNAHQNLVPYQVFAASDGHLIVAVGNDSQFRNYCGAIGLPELSADPRFSTNPQRVKNREALVPLLAERMATGARDHWLASLEAVGVPAGPINTLEQVYEDPQVLARGMKRELPHPTAGTVPMAASPLKFSGSPVEYRRAPPMLGEHTAQVLAEKLGLTAAEIQALAQSPS from the coding sequence ATGTCGCAACGTCCCGCCCCCCTGACAGGCATCCGCGTCCTGGACCTGACCCGCGTCCTCGCCGGCCCCTGGTGCACCCAGAACCTGGCCGACCTCGGCGCCGAAGTCATCAAGATCGAACGGCCCGGCGCGGGCGACGACACCCGCGCCTGGGGCCCCCCGTACCTGAAGGACGCGGCCGGCAACGACACCACCGAAGCCGCCTACTACCTCTCGGCCAACCGCAACAAATTCTCCGTCGCCCTCGACATCGCCTCCCCGCGCGGCGCCGAACTGGTGCGCGAGCTGGCCTTGCAGAGCGACATCCTGGTCGAGAACTTCAAGGTCGGCGGCCTGGCCAAGTACGGCCTGGACTACGCCAGTCTCAAGGAAGTGAATCCGCGCCTGATCTACTGCTCCATCACCGGCTTCGGCCAGACCGGCCCCTACGCCAGCCGCCCCGGCTACGACTTCATGATCCAGGGCATGGGCGGCCTGATGAGTATCACCGGCGAGCGTGACGACCTGCCTGGCGGCGGTCCGCAGAAAGCGGGCGTGGCCGTGGCCGACCTGATGACCGGCATGTACTCCACCGTCGGCATCCTGGCCGCGCTGCACGAGCGTTCGGTCAGCGGCCTGGGCCAGCACATCGACATGGCGCTGCTGGACTGCCAGGTCGCCATGCTGGCGAACCAGAACCTGAACTACATGACCTCCGGCAACGCCCCGCGTCGCGCCGGCAACGCGCACCAGAACCTGGTGCCGTACCAGGTCTTCGCCGCCAGCGACGGCCACCTGATCGTCGCCGTGGGCAACGACAGCCAGTTCCGCAACTATTGCGGCGCCATCGGCCTGCCCGAGCTGTCGGCCGATCCGCGTTTTTCCACCAACCCGCAGCGCGTCAAGAACCGCGAGGCGCTGGTGCCGCTGCTGGCCGAGCGCATGGCCACCGGCGCGCGCGACCACTGGCTCGCATCGCTCGAGGCCGTCGGCGTGCCGGCCGGTCCGATCAACACGCTCGAGCAGGTCTACGAAGACCCGCAGGTGCTGGCGCGCGGCATGAAGCGCGAGCTGCCGCACCCGACGGCGGGCACCGTGCCCATGGCGGCCAGCCCCCTGAAGTTCTCGGGCAGCCCGGTCGAATACCGCCGCGCGCCGCCCATGCTGGGCGAGCACACCGCGCAGGTGCTGGCCGAAAAGCTCGGGCTGACGGCCGCGGAAATCCAGGCGCTGGCGCAAAGCCCGTCCTGA
- a CDS encoding acyl-CoA dehydrogenase family protein produces the protein MALDTETLTLLLDAVRRFVHERLIPAEDELAASGQVPPDIVTEMRELGLFGLSISPDHGGLGLTMEEEVKVVFELGQTSPAFRSLAGTNIGIGSQAIVLAGTDEQRARYLPRLASGELIGSFALTEPDAGSDAMALRLAAERDGDHYVLNGTKRYITNAPIAGLFSVMARTAPERRANSISCFLVEAGTPGLIIGKPDKKMGQAGALTSDVVFDNCRVPASALLGGEEGSGFRTSMRVLDKGRLHISALCVGIADRLLRDAVKYATERKQFGQPIAEFQLIQAMIADSQAELYAARCMVLDAARLRDRGENTTMQAACCKLYATEMVGRVADRAVQIHGGAGYMSEYAVERFYRDVRLFRIFEGTSQIQQLVIAREVIKANS, from the coding sequence ATGGCCCTGGATACCGAAACCCTGACCCTGTTGCTGGACGCCGTGCGCCGCTTCGTGCACGAACGCCTGATTCCCGCCGAGGACGAACTGGCCGCCAGCGGCCAGGTGCCGCCGGACATCGTCACCGAAATGCGCGAGCTGGGCCTGTTCGGCCTGTCGATCTCGCCCGACCACGGCGGCCTGGGCCTGACGATGGAAGAGGAAGTGAAGGTGGTGTTCGAACTGGGCCAGACCTCGCCCGCGTTCCGTTCGCTGGCCGGCACCAACATCGGCATCGGCTCGCAGGCCATCGTGCTGGCCGGCACCGACGAACAGCGCGCCCGCTACCTGCCGCGCCTGGCCAGCGGCGAGCTGATCGGCTCGTTCGCGCTGACCGAGCCCGACGCCGGCTCCGACGCCATGGCGCTGCGCCTGGCGGCCGAACGCGACGGCGACCACTACGTGCTCAACGGCACCAAGCGCTACATCACCAACGCGCCCATCGCCGGCCTGTTCTCGGTGATGGCCCGCACCGCGCCCGAGCGCCGCGCCAACTCGATCTCGTGCTTCCTGGTCGAAGCCGGCACGCCGGGCCTGATCATCGGCAAACCCGACAAGAAAATGGGCCAGGCCGGCGCCCTGACCAGCGACGTGGTGTTCGACAACTGCCGCGTCCCCGCCTCCGCGCTGCTGGGCGGCGAAGAGGGCAGCGGTTTCCGCACCTCGATGCGCGTGCTCGACAAGGGCCGCCTGCACATCTCGGCCCTGTGCGTCGGCATCGCCGACCGCCTGCTGCGCGACGCCGTCAAATACGCCACCGAACGCAAGCAGTTCGGCCAGCCCATCGCCGAGTTCCAGCTGATCCAGGCCATGATCGCCGACAGCCAGGCCGAACTCTACGCCGCCCGCTGCATGGTCCTGGACGCCGCCCGCCTGCGCGACCGCGGCGAGAACACCACCATGCAGGCCGCCTGCTGCAAACTCTACGCCACCGAAATGGTCGGCCGCGTCGCCGACCGCGCCGTCCAGATCCACGGCGGCGCCGGCTACATGTCCGAATACGCCGTCGAACGCTTCTACCGCGACGTCCGCCTGTTCCGCATCTTCGAAGGCACCTCGCAAATCCAGCAACTGGTCATCGCCCGCGAGGTCATCAAGGCCAACAGTTAA
- a CDS encoding TetR/AcrR family transcriptional regulator — protein sequence MATSAAPASKRARAGRPPTLVAPRERILAEAAKLFARSGYDGSSVSDLAAAIGVSKAAIYHYFTTKQDIYDAIILAVLNGLTQNVGQDVARAEGGAARLRAFMVGHARYFEQHHAEFVTMLIGYSGMALPEREDAARLRDGYEKRLRDLIAQGVAEGAFRQLDVPATGRAVLSMLNWMVRWYKPGQGDSAETIAAGYFDLLVGGMRP from the coding sequence ATGGCGACTTCCGCTGCCCCCGCCTCCAAACGCGCCCGCGCCGGCCGTCCGCCGACCCTGGTGGCGCCGCGCGAACGCATCCTGGCCGAGGCCGCCAAGCTGTTCGCGCGCAGCGGCTACGACGGCAGTTCGGTGTCCGACCTGGCCGCTGCCATCGGCGTGTCCAAGGCCGCCATCTATCACTACTTCACCACCAAGCAGGACATCTACGACGCCATCATCCTGGCCGTGCTCAATGGCCTGACCCAGAACGTGGGCCAGGACGTGGCGCGGGCCGAGGGCGGCGCCGCCCGCCTGCGCGCCTTCATGGTGGGCCACGCCCGCTACTTCGAGCAGCACCACGCCGAGTTCGTCACCATGCTGATCGGCTATTCCGGCATGGCGCTGCCCGAGCGCGAGGACGCCGCCCGCCTGCGCGACGGCTACGAGAAGCGCCTGCGCGACCTGATCGCGCAAGGCGTGGCCGAAGGCGCGTTCCGGCAGCTGGACGTGCCCGCCACCGGCCGCGCCGTGCTGTCGATGCTGAACTGGATGGTGCGCTGGTACAAGCCCGGCCAGGGCGACAGCGCCGAGACCATCGCCGCCGGCTATTTCGATTTACTGGTTGGCGGCATGCGCCCCTGA
- a CDS encoding NAD(P)H-dependent flavin oxidoreductase, with protein MPHSLVTDLYGQMSLPVISAPMFIVSNPKLVVAQCTSGIVGSFPALNARPQSLLTDWLDEIQAGLASYREANPGAAVAPYAVNQIIHQSNDRLEQDLAVCASHRVPLIITSLRAPGDLVKGVHDWGGKVFHDVTTIRHAEKALEAGVDGLILVCAGAGGHAGTLSPFALVSEVRRFYDGPLILSGAITSGAQVLAALAMGVDFAYMGTRFIASEEANASEGYKSAIVEASASDILYTPFFTGIPGNYLKASISAAGLDPANLPQPDSGASNFGSGRVKPWKDIWGAGQGVGNIGSVQPTRQIVDTLRREYAEAKTQLAARTFA; from the coding sequence ATGCCCCACTCCCTAGTGACAGATCTGTATGGCCAGATGTCCCTGCCGGTCATCAGCGCCCCCATGTTCATCGTGTCCAACCCGAAGCTGGTCGTCGCCCAATGCACGAGCGGCATCGTCGGTTCGTTTCCGGCGCTCAACGCGCGTCCGCAGAGCCTGCTGACCGATTGGCTGGACGAGATCCAGGCCGGCCTGGCCTCGTACCGCGAGGCCAACCCCGGCGCCGCGGTCGCGCCCTATGCCGTCAACCAGATCATCCACCAGTCCAACGACCGGCTCGAACAGGACCTGGCGGTGTGCGCCAGCCACCGCGTGCCGCTCATCATCACCAGCCTGCGCGCCCCCGGCGACCTGGTCAAAGGCGTCCACGACTGGGGCGGCAAGGTGTTCCACGACGTCACCACCATCCGCCACGCCGAAAAGGCGCTGGAAGCGGGCGTGGACGGCCTGATCCTGGTGTGCGCGGGCGCGGGCGGCCATGCCGGCACGCTCAGCCCGTTCGCGCTGGTGTCCGAAGTGCGCCGCTTCTACGACGGCCCGCTGATCCTGTCGGGCGCCATCACCTCCGGCGCCCAGGTGCTGGCCGCGCTCGCCATGGGCGTGGACTTCGCCTACATGGGCACGCGCTTCATCGCCAGCGAGGAAGCCAACGCCAGCGAGGGCTACAAGTCCGCCATCGTCGAGGCCAGCGCCTCCGACATCCTCTACACCCCGTTCTTCACCGGCATTCCCGGCAACTACCTCAAGGCCAGCATCAGCGCCGCCGGCCTCGATCCGGCCAACCTGCCGCAGCCCGACAGCGGCGCCTCCAATTTCGGCTCCGGCCGCGTCAAGCCGTGGAAAGACATCTGGGGCGCGGGCCAGGGCGTGGGCAACATCGGCAGCGTGCAACCGACGCGCCAGATCGTCGACACGCTGCGCCGCGAGTACGCCGAGGCCAAGACCCAACTGGCCGCCAGGACCTTCGCATGA
- a CDS encoding enoyl-CoA hydratase-related protein — MSAGLRVTRDGAVLTLVIDRQDRRNALDTATYAALTEQLSLAAADTGVSAVILAGTGEHFTAGNDLRDFQAERGAGDSAGLTFLRALTQADVPVIAAVEGYAIGIGVTLLQHCDFVYVGEGATLRMPFVALGLCPEGASSLLMPRLAGARRAAEWLLQGKAFSAQEACDAGLATAVTAKGGALAAAQATAASLARQPPAALRLTKAMLKRPDRQAIQDTLDYEAQQFRARLQTDEAQAAFAAFFKK; from the coding sequence ATGAGCGCCGGGCTGCGGGTCACGCGCGACGGCGCGGTGCTGACGCTGGTGATCGACCGCCAGGACCGCCGCAACGCCCTCGACACGGCCACCTACGCCGCGCTGACCGAACAGCTCTCGCTGGCCGCCGCCGACACCGGCGTGTCGGCGGTGATCCTGGCCGGCACCGGCGAACACTTCACCGCCGGCAACGACCTGCGCGATTTCCAGGCCGAGCGCGGCGCCGGCGACAGCGCCGGCCTGACCTTCCTGCGCGCGTTGACGCAGGCCGACGTGCCGGTCATCGCCGCCGTCGAGGGCTATGCCATCGGCATCGGCGTGACGCTGCTGCAGCATTGCGACTTCGTCTATGTCGGCGAGGGCGCCACCCTGCGCATGCCGTTCGTGGCGCTGGGCCTGTGTCCGGAAGGCGCGTCCAGCCTGCTGATGCCGCGCCTGGCCGGCGCCCGCCGCGCCGCCGAATGGCTGCTGCAGGGCAAGGCGTTCTCGGCGCAGGAAGCCTGCGACGCCGGCCTGGCCACCGCGGTCACCGCCAAGGGCGGCGCCCTGGCGGCCGCGCAGGCCACCGCCGCCAGCCTCGCCAGGCAGCCGCCAGCCGCGCTGCGGCTGACCAAGGCCATGCTCAAGCGGCCGGACAGGCAAGCAATCCAGGACACGCTCGATTACGAGGCGCAGCAGTTCCGCGCCCGCCTGCAGACGGACGAAGCGCAAGCCGCGTTCGCGGCGTTCTTCAAGAAGTGA
- a CDS encoding enoyl-CoA hydratase/isomerase family protein, with translation MTDITLEHYSAYESLKLRRHPNGVLELIMGSKDGKPGKLSTADDRMHRELADIWRDIDTDPDTRVVVIRGEGKGFSGGGDLDLVQQMADDFDVRTRVWREARDLVYNIINCSKPIVSAMHGAAVGAGLVAGLLADISIAARDARIIDGHTRLGVTAGDHAAIVWPLLCGMARAKYYLMLCETVSGEEAERIGLVSLCVDEAELIGRAFEVANRLAAGSQTAIRWTKYSLNNWLRMAGPTFDTSLALEFMGFGGPDVREGVQSLRERRAPNFRPDSPF, from the coding sequence ATGACCGATATCACGCTGGAACACTATTCCGCCTACGAGTCCCTCAAGCTGCGCCGCCATCCCAATGGCGTGCTGGAGCTGATCATGGGGTCCAAGGACGGCAAGCCGGGCAAGCTGTCCACCGCCGACGACCGCATGCACCGCGAGCTGGCCGACATCTGGCGCGATATCGACACCGACCCCGACACCCGCGTGGTGGTGATCCGCGGCGAGGGCAAGGGCTTTTCGGGCGGCGGCGACCTGGACCTGGTGCAGCAGATGGCGGACGACTTCGACGTGCGCACCCGCGTCTGGCGCGAGGCGCGCGACCTGGTCTACAACATCATCAACTGCAGCAAGCCGATCGTGTCGGCGATGCACGGCGCCGCCGTGGGCGCCGGCCTGGTGGCCGGCCTGCTGGCCGATATCTCGATCGCCGCGCGCGACGCCCGCATCATCGACGGCCACACCCGCCTGGGCGTCACGGCGGGCGACCACGCCGCCATCGTCTGGCCGCTGCTGTGCGGCATGGCGCGCGCCAAGTACTACCTGATGCTGTGCGAAACCGTGAGCGGCGAAGAAGCCGAGCGCATCGGCCTGGTGTCGCTGTGCGTGGACGAGGCCGAGCTGATCGGCCGCGCCTTCGAGGTGGCCAACCGCCTGGCGGCCGGTTCGCAGACCGCGATCCGCTGGACCAAGTATTCGCTGAACAACTGGCTGCGCATGGCCGGCCCGACCTTCGATACGTCGCTGGCGCTGGAGTTCATGGGATTTGGCGGCCCGGACGTGCGCGAAGGCGTGCAGTCGTTGCGCGAGCGGCGCGCGCCGAACTTCCGGCCCGACTCGCCGTTCTGA
- a CDS encoding NAD(P)H-hydrate dehydratase: MNTPASSFAGEIRRDDLPALFAVRDPDTHKGSFGTVGVVGGGRGMEGAALLAARAALKTGAGKVLVGFAQETAPLPCDPLQPELMLRDARSLLEADWGVTAWVAGCGIGAGAAAANALSELFVLRGGAPLVLDADGLNLLANGGIQPNWGDGPVVLTPHPAEAGRLLGQDTARIQADRPAAAQALARRFGAWVVLKGAGTVVCAPGGAWRRNTSGNPGLATAGTGDVLAGILGSLLAQRLPLEQAVPGAVWLHGAAADALVARGIGPIGLTAGELADAARGLRNGGPQA; the protein is encoded by the coding sequence ATGAACACCCCCGCTTCCTCCTTCGCCGGCGAGATCCGCCGCGACGACCTGCCAGCCCTGTTCGCCGTGCGCGACCCGGACACCCATAAGGGCAGTTTCGGCACTGTCGGCGTGGTGGGCGGCGGGCGCGGCATGGAAGGCGCGGCGCTGCTGGCCGCGCGCGCCGCGCTCAAGACCGGCGCCGGCAAGGTGCTGGTGGGCTTCGCCCAGGAAACGGCGCCGCTGCCCTGCGATCCACTGCAACCCGAACTGATGCTGCGCGACGCGCGCTCGCTGCTGGAGGCGGACTGGGGCGTGACCGCCTGGGTCGCCGGGTGCGGCATCGGCGCCGGCGCGGCCGCCGCCAACGCCCTGTCGGAACTGTTCGTGCTGCGCGGCGGCGCGCCGCTGGTGCTGGACGCCGACGGCCTGAACCTGCTGGCCAACGGCGGCATCCAGCCCAACTGGGGCGACGGCCCGGTGGTGCTGACCCCGCACCCGGCCGAGGCCGGCCGCCTGCTCGGCCAGGACACCGCCCGCATCCAGGCCGACCGCCCGGCGGCGGCCCAGGCGCTGGCGCGGCGCTTCGGCGCCTGGGTGGTCCTGAAGGGCGCCGGCACGGTGGTCTGCGCCCCCGGCGGCGCGTGGCGCCGCAACACCAGCGGCAACCCGGGCCTGGCCACGGCCGGAACCGGGGACGTATTGGCCGGCATCCTGGGTTCGCTATTGGCTCAGCGCCTGCCACTGGAACAGGCCGTGCCCGGCGCGGTCTGGCTGCACGGGGCGGCGGCCGACGCCCTCGTGGCCCGGGGCATCGGGCCGATCGGGCTGACCGCCGGGGAGCTGGCGGACGCCGCCCGGGGGCTGCGCAATGGCGGTCCGCAGGCCTAA
- a CDS encoding ABC transporter substrate-binding protein, whose product MKLRTTLALVAAAIPLAAAQAQTLKIGLSAEPTSADPHYHKMTQNDAFSAHVYSSLVGRSADMKLVPALATSWKNLDDLTWEFKLRDDVKFSNGKPFTSEDVLFTICRTLNNETNVSQSYMDTTKLITDVQTPDAHTVIIKTGAPFPLMPAEMARSLPIVWNGIVEHGKLTFDPKKGCGVTGPWPTVADFNNGKDAIGTGPYTLKSYVKGTGIELVRNENYWGPKPYWKEVKFVPVPAAGPRLTGLLSGDFDMIENPAARDLQRLKDNPKFGFVATPSTRLVFFQPDVARNPSPFVKSADGKNPLQDLRVRRAISMAIDRKTITARIMDGMATPAYQYMPDGMFGALPKAPEIKYDPEGAKKLLAEAGYPNGFELTLSSTNDRYVNDGQVAQAVAQYLARVGIKTNVDAMTASIYFPKRAKREFSFSMGGWPAETGEASALFQLWVASLDSPNSLGTSNYGGFTNADFDKVYKQAIVTVDAPKREKLLQEATQIALDNVPLIPLHFESSIWAFRKGITYEGRRDQFTLATSVKPDAK is encoded by the coding sequence ATGAAGTTGCGCACCACCCTGGCCCTCGTGGCCGCCGCCATTCCCTTGGCCGCTGCCCAGGCCCAGACGCTGAAGATCGGCCTGTCCGCCGAACCCACCTCGGCCGACCCCCACTACCACAAGATGACGCAGAACGACGCGTTCTCCGCGCACGTCTACAGTTCGCTGGTGGGGCGCAGTGCCGACATGAAGCTGGTGCCCGCGCTGGCCACGTCCTGGAAGAACCTGGACGACCTGACCTGGGAATTCAAGCTGCGCGACGACGTCAAGTTCTCCAACGGCAAGCCGTTCACGTCCGAAGACGTGCTGTTCACGATCTGCCGCACGCTGAACAACGAGACCAACGTGTCGCAGTCCTACATGGACACGACCAAGCTGATCACCGACGTGCAGACGCCGGATGCGCACACCGTCATCATCAAGACCGGCGCCCCCTTCCCGCTGATGCCCGCCGAAATGGCGCGCTCGCTGCCGATCGTCTGGAACGGCATCGTCGAGCACGGCAAGCTGACGTTCGACCCGAAGAAGGGATGCGGCGTGACCGGCCCGTGGCCCACCGTGGCCGACTTCAACAACGGCAAGGACGCCATCGGCACCGGCCCGTACACCCTGAAGTCGTACGTCAAGGGCACGGGCATCGAGCTGGTGCGCAACGAGAACTACTGGGGCCCGAAGCCCTACTGGAAGGAAGTGAAGTTCGTGCCGGTGCCGGCCGCCGGCCCGCGCCTGACGGGCCTGTTGTCGGGCGACTTCGACATGATCGAGAACCCCGCCGCGCGTGACCTGCAGCGCCTGAAGGACAACCCCAAGTTCGGTTTCGTGGCCACGCCCTCGACCCGCCTGGTGTTCTTCCAGCCCGACGTGGCGCGCAACCCGAGCCCGTTCGTCAAGAGCGCCGACGGCAAGAACCCGCTGCAGGACCTGCGCGTGCGCCGCGCCATCTCGATGGCCATCGACCGCAAGACCATCACCGCCCGCATCATGGACGGCATGGCCACCCCGGCCTACCAGTACATGCCCGACGGCATGTTCGGCGCGCTGCCCAAGGCCCCGGAAATCAAGTACGACCCGGAAGGCGCCAAGAAGCTGCTGGCCGAAGCCGGCTACCCCAACGGCTTCGAGCTGACGCTGTCGTCGACCAACGACCGCTACGTCAATGACGGCCAGGTGGCGCAGGCCGTGGCCCAGTACCTGGCCCGCGTCGGCATCAAGACCAACGTCGACGCCATGACCGCCTCGATCTACTTCCCCAAGCGCGCCAAGCGCGAGTTCAGCTTCTCGATGGGCGGCTGGCCGGCGGAAACGGGCGAAGCCTCGGCGCTGTTCCAGCTGTGGGTCGCCTCGCTCGACTCGCCCAACAGCCTGGGCACCAGCAACTACGGCGGCTTCACCAACGCCGACTTCGACAAGGTCTACAAGCAGGCCATCGTCACGGTCGACGCGCCCAAGCGTGAGAAGCTGCTGCAGGAAGCCACCCAGATCGCGCTGGACAACGTGCCGCTGATCCCGCTGCACTTCGAAAGCAGCATCTGGGCCTTCCGCAAGGGCATCACCTACGAAGGCCGCCGCGACCAGTTCACGCTGGCCACCTCGGTCAAGCCCGACGCCAAGTAA
- a CDS encoding LysR family transcriptional regulator: MHGIALRYFVEVAQAGSLSGASERLHVAVSAISRQIAKLEEEAGAPLFERAARGMVLSEAGRLLLTHARRTLLESDSVLQEIAALKGMARNEIRMAAVEGVARIFLPSAMARFRRDWPEVRFDLHVGTPADVARRVAEGSVELGMTFNVERLSGVSVRYSRRAPVHAVMAAGHPLAGRKSVSLQDLGRYPLALTGPGTTTRHLFEMGCLLESVQLEPTLTCNDSSPLHGFVFGSDAIMLSGYISVAWSLKRDELVAVPISNAQLQSRTLQLHVMQGRQLPSKTEAFIDLLSRELDLLLEEGPGA; the protein is encoded by the coding sequence ATGCACGGCATCGCCCTGCGATACTTTGTCGAGGTGGCCCAGGCGGGCAGCCTGAGCGGGGCGTCCGAACGCCTGCACGTGGCGGTGTCCGCCATCAGCCGCCAGATCGCCAAGCTGGAGGAAGAAGCGGGCGCGCCGCTGTTCGAGCGCGCCGCGCGCGGCATGGTGCTGAGCGAGGCCGGCCGGTTGCTGCTGACCCACGCGCGCCGCACGCTGCTGGAATCGGATTCGGTGCTGCAGGAGATCGCCGCGCTCAAGGGCATGGCACGCAACGAGATCCGCATGGCGGCCGTCGAGGGCGTGGCGCGCATTTTCCTGCCGTCGGCCATGGCGCGCTTTCGCCGCGATTGGCCCGAGGTGCGCTTCGACCTGCACGTGGGCACGCCGGCCGACGTCGCGCGCCGCGTCGCCGAAGGCAGCGTCGAGCTGGGCATGACCTTCAACGTCGAGCGCCTCAGCGGCGTCAGCGTGCGCTATTCGCGGCGCGCGCCGGTGCACGCGGTGATGGCCGCGGGCCATCCGCTGGCCGGCCGCAAGAGCGTCAGCCTGCAGGACCTGGGCCGCTATCCGCTGGCGCTGACCGGCCCGGGCACGACCACCCGGCACCTGTTCGAGATGGGCTGCCTGCTGGAGTCGGTGCAGCTCGAACCCACCCTGACCTGCAACGATTCCTCGCCGCTGCATGGCTTCGTGTTCGGTTCCGACGCCATCATGCTCAGCGGCTACATCTCGGTGGCCTGGAGCCTGAAGCGCGACGAACTGGTGGCGGTGCCGATCTCCAACGCGCAGCTGCAGTCGCGCACCTTGCAGCTGCACGTCATGCAGGGGCGCCAGCTGCCGTCCAAGACGGAGGCCTTCATCGACCTGCTGTCGCGCGAGCTGGACCTGCTGCTGGAGGAAGGGCCGGGCGCCTGA
- a CDS encoding M20 family metallopeptidase: MPAAVTSASRAAAIGRAVAYADSGALQRDLAELVAHRTESQDPDQRPALYDYLRAAVAPRLERLGCAWRVEDNPVAGGPPFLLAERIEDPALPTVLMYAHGDVVRGYDEQWRDGLAPWRLTAEGDRWYGRGTADNKGQYCVNMTALEQVRAERGGRLGFNLRMLVECGEEVGSPGLHQACAAWRESLAADVFIASDGPRLSADLPTLFLGSRGTLLFDLTVDLRGHAHHSGNWGGVLPNPGIILANALASLVDARGRLLVDGLRPPAIPPAVRQALADIQVGQDEDAPDIDPDWGEPGLSLAERLFGWNTLEVLAYKTGNPDNPVGAIPPRASATCNLRFVVGTDWRQAEGILRRHLDALGLTQVAVRVRRGTPATRLDPDDPWARWAVASLAATTGKTPALLPNLGGTVPNDAFSDVLGLPTVWVPHSYPACCQHGPDEHLLASVAREGAAVMAGLFWDLGEQGAAVAAQRARLTAT, translated from the coding sequence GTGCCAGCAGCAGTCACGAGCGCCAGCCGCGCCGCCGCCATTGGCCGCGCGGTCGCGTATGCCGATAGCGGCGCCTTGCAGCGCGACCTGGCGGAACTGGTCGCGCACCGCACCGAAAGCCAGGACCCGGACCAGCGCCCCGCGCTCTACGACTACCTGCGCGCGGCGGTCGCCCCGCGCCTGGAGCGCCTGGGCTGTGCCTGGCGCGTCGAGGACAACCCCGTCGCCGGCGGCCCGCCGTTCCTGCTGGCCGAGCGCATCGAAGACCCCGCCCTGCCCACCGTGCTGATGTACGCCCATGGCGACGTGGTGCGCGGCTACGACGAGCAGTGGCGCGACGGCCTGGCGCCCTGGCGGCTGACCGCCGAGGGCGACCGCTGGTACGGCCGCGGCACCGCCGACAACAAGGGACAGTACTGCGTCAACATGACCGCGCTGGAACAGGTGCGGGCCGAACGCGGCGGACGCCTGGGCTTCAATCTGCGCATGCTGGTCGAATGCGGCGAGGAAGTCGGCTCGCCCGGCCTGCACCAGGCCTGTGCCGCCTGGCGCGAGTCGCTGGCGGCGGACGTCTTCATCGCCTCCGACGGACCGCGGCTGTCGGCCGACCTGCCGACCCTGTTCCTGGGCTCACGCGGCACGCTGCTGTTCGACCTGACGGTGGACCTGCGCGGCCACGCGCACCACTCCGGCAACTGGGGCGGCGTGCTGCCCAATCCCGGCATCATCCTGGCGAACGCGCTGGCCAGCCTGGTGGACGCGCGCGGCCGGCTATTGGTCGACGGCCTGCGTCCGCCGGCGATTCCGCCCGCCGTGCGCCAGGCGCTGGCGGACATCCAGGTCGGCCAGGACGAGGACGCCCCCGACATCGACCCGGACTGGGGCGAGCCCGGCCTGTCGCTGGCCGAGCGCCTGTTCGGCTGGAACACGCTGGAAGTGCTGGCCTACAAGACCGGCAATCCCGACAACCCGGTAGGCGCGATTCCGCCGCGCGCCAGCGCCACCTGCAACCTGCGCTTCGTGGTCGGCACCGACTGGCGCCAGGCCGAGGGCATCCTGCGCCGGCACCTGGACGCGCTGGGCCTGACGCAGGTCGCCGTACGCGTGCGGCGCGGCACCCCGGCCACCCGCCTGGACCCGGACGATCCGTGGGCGCGCTGGGCCGTGGCCTCGCTGGCCGCCACCACCGGCAAGACGCCCGCGCTGCTGCCCAACCTGGGCGGCACCGTGCCCAACGACGCCTTCTCGGACGTGCTGGGGCTGCCCACCGTCTGGGTGCCGCACTCGTATCCCGCCTGTTGCCAGCATGGCCCCGACGAACACCTGCTCGCCTCCGTGGCGCGCGAGGGCGCGGCGGTCATGGCCGGCCTGTTCTGGGACCTGGGCGAACAGGGCGCGGCCGTGGCCGCGCAACGCGCGCGCCTGACCGCCACCTGA